The Ignavibacteriales bacterium sequence TTCAAGAAGTCTTTAGCTGATGTTGCATTGAAATTTTCCTCCTCGATAGATGTTGACGGAAAATTTTTCAATGAAGATATTGACGGAAGCAAAGCTCACGTTCAAATGCTGATGAAAACGAAAATTGTTTCATCCGCCGATGGTAAAGCTATATTAAAAGAGCTTGAAGAGATACGAAAAGAAATTTCATCCGGGAAAATTAAATTTTCGTGGCGGGATGAGGATATTCATTCTTTAATTGAGGGGCAACTGGTAAAGAAGATCGGCGAGCGCGGCAAGCGGCTGCACACTGCGCGTTCGCGGAACGATCAGGTTGCTCTTGACGAACGGTTATACATGTGTAAAGAAATTGTGCAGCTAGTAAGGTTAACTCGCACTCTTCAAAAAACTTTATTGAAGAAAGCTCAGATACACAAGGATACAATCATTTCAGGCTACACGCACTTGCAGCGTGCGCAGCCGCTTTTGTTTGGGCATCATCTGCTTGCATATATTTCAATGCTAAACCGTGACGTAGAAAGATTGAACGATTGTTCTAAACGCGCAAACATGGCGCCTTTAGGCGCCGCCGCGCTCGCCGGTACTTCACTGCCAATCGACAGAAATTACTCCTCCAAACTTTTAGGAATGGATGGAGTGATTATAAATTCGCTTGACGCCGTCAGCGACCGCGATGTGATGATAGAACTCATAAGCACATCCTCTATTATA is a genomic window containing:
- the argH gene encoding argininosuccinate lyase gives rise to the protein MALWDSRFKKSLADVALKFSSSIDVDGKFFNEDIDGSKAHVQMLMKTKIVSSADGKAILKELEEIRKEISSGKIKFSWRDEDIHSLIEGQLVKKIGERGKRLHTARSRNDQVALDERLYMCKEIVQLVRLTRTLQKTLLKKAQIHKDTIISGYTHLQRAQPLLFGHHLLAYISMLNRDVERLNDCSKRANMAPLGAAALAGTSLPIDRNYSSKLLGMDGVIINSLDAVSDRDVMIELISTSSIIMMHLSRLSEELVLWSSQEFSFAQFDDSFSTGSSLMPQKKNPDIAELIRGKVGRVYGSLFGLLTIMKALPLAYNRDMQEDKVHLLQALDTTKDCLQLTSELLKKTNFRKDRFEKELDSDLILSTDLVDYLVRKNVPFRKAHNIVGGVVAVCVDQCKKLNELTLLEYKRISPKFENDIYKLLTARSSIRNKKSQGGTSPKEVEKQIRFWQKVLKNA